The following proteins are encoded in a genomic region of Kosakonia oryzae:
- a CDS encoding D-alanyl-lipoteichoic acid biosynthesis protein DltD, which yields MKIKNTFCLHFLMALLAVLFLCIHPLMNSYAPPLKFQPLIESMDGTTKEQAEKIATISHALQGNAIFFIGASEVATSEDEPYAVYNYLNNNLHRNVVAFGDSFDDSITHFLLLSRFKNSLNANSKVVLLLAPDSFYSTGVPPTIFANNFPAPVFNPLMQDEQTRPFLVNYLRKIDKKETSHLTFEQMKISGWDLDNIWQEVSYEFANFCTLIKNDWLAMLHIVPSPARPWPVQPAVAITPDWDRELAHAHKLNEARQESADTLWMDKTVYEPGEKPEVWDDSPVEAEQMKAFRAMIQLLKEHHVQVVVIIDAINRRAVQNPELVQPAVTQTTAILKENQIPYLDMYSMPYQNGWNWDRLHPTDLAWVPMDRFIVESFK from the coding sequence ATGAAAATCAAAAATACTTTTTGCCTACATTTTCTGATGGCACTTCTTGCCGTCCTGTTCCTTTGTATTCATCCGCTGATGAACAGTTATGCTCCGCCGCTTAAATTCCAGCCGCTGATTGAATCTATGGACGGAACGACAAAAGAACAGGCGGAAAAAATAGCGACTATTTCCCATGCTTTACAGGGCAATGCGATTTTTTTCATTGGCGCATCGGAGGTAGCTACCTCTGAAGATGAACCTTACGCCGTATATAATTATCTCAATAATAATTTACATCGCAATGTAGTAGCATTTGGTGACAGTTTTGATGACAGCATCACACATTTTCTTTTGTTGTCACGCTTTAAAAATTCCCTTAACGCAAACAGTAAAGTGGTTTTACTGCTGGCCCCCGACAGCTTTTATTCTACTGGCGTGCCTCCCACTATTTTCGCTAACAATTTCCCGGCCCCTGTATTTAATCCATTAATGCAGGATGAACAGACACGCCCATTTTTGGTCAATTACTTACGCAAAATAGATAAAAAGGAAACCAGCCATTTAACGTTTGAACAAATGAAAATCTCTGGCTGGGATCTGGACAATATCTGGCAAGAAGTCAGTTACGAGTTTGCCAACTTCTGCACGCTGATAAAAAACGACTGGCTGGCGATGCTGCATATTGTCCCTTCACCTGCGCGGCCCTGGCCGGTGCAGCCTGCCGTTGCCATCACGCCGGACTGGGATCGCGAACTGGCCCATGCCCACAAACTGAACGAGGCGCGTCAGGAAAGCGCCGACACCTTATGGATGGATAAAACTGTCTATGAACCGGGAGAAAAACCGGAAGTGTGGGACGATTCGCCCGTTGAAGCCGAACAAATGAAAGCGTTTCGCGCCATGATCCAGCTGCTGAAAGAGCACCACGTTCAGGTAGTGGTCATTATCGATGCGATTAATCGGCGCGCGGTACAAAACCCTGAACTGGTACAGCCTGCGGTAACACAGACGACAGCCATCCTGAAAGAAAATCAGATCCCGTATCTTGATATGTATTCAATGCCCTACCAGAACGGCTGGAACTGGGATCGCCTGCATCCTACCGATCTCGCATGGGTTCCGATGGACCGCTTTATTGTTGAGAGTTTTAAATGA
- a CDS encoding MBOAT family O-acyltransferase: MYSSGTFFFFLFSSALLFALVNRVLRYRLTYLSAFSVLAAFGWGYIFQGDYIVPVAVFISFYILVTLKEKGWLKTWQAVSLTLLPLFAVKLHLNNHWGMIGLSFMTFRAIDVLLYRNKKDGNNILHYFCYLFMPFIILAGPMYRWRTWITDINKPVFTLTREQFLVAAESIFTGIIQKFLFAMLIDNLVIQSWSHRPFSLSVGIVMSLAYSAYLYFDFAGYSNMAIGAGRLFGLNIPANFNMPILAKNPQDFWRRFHISLSEWLRDVVFMSIYMNLMKLDFFRQNKTLAQNIGIFCTLFCMGAWNGLERHYVISGALFGAISVAHNMLQWSAKRSPALNRWLQYPVMLFLGRLLTLASAAVSLYIFSGMSPL; this comes from the coding sequence ATGTACAGCTCCGGAACCTTTTTCTTCTTTCTCTTTTCTTCGGCGTTGCTGTTTGCGCTGGTTAACCGCGTACTGCGTTACCGGTTAACTTATTTATCCGCATTTTCCGTGCTGGCGGCATTCGGCTGGGGATATATATTTCAGGGCGATTACATAGTCCCCGTTGCGGTATTCATCAGTTTTTATATTCTCGTGACCCTAAAAGAAAAAGGCTGGTTAAAAACCTGGCAAGCGGTAAGTTTAACCCTGCTGCCGTTGTTCGCGGTGAAATTGCATTTAAATAATCACTGGGGAATGATTGGCTTATCCTTTATGACCTTCCGTGCCATTGATGTTCTGCTCTATCGCAACAAAAAAGATGGCAACAATATTTTGCATTATTTCTGCTACCTGTTTATGCCGTTTATTATTCTGGCCGGCCCGATGTACCGCTGGCGCACATGGATCACAGATATTAATAAACCGGTATTTACGCTGACACGTGAGCAATTTCTCGTTGCTGCAGAAAGCATTTTTACCGGCATTATCCAGAAATTCTTATTTGCCATGCTGATCGATAACCTGGTCATTCAGTCGTGGAGCCATCGCCCGTTTAGCTTAAGTGTTGGCATTGTTATGTCGCTGGCCTATAGCGCCTATCTCTATTTTGATTTTGCTGGCTACAGCAATATGGCGATCGGTGCCGGACGCTTGTTTGGTCTTAATATTCCGGCAAATTTCAATATGCCCATTCTGGCGAAAAATCCACAGGATTTCTGGCGCCGTTTCCATATCAGCCTGTCTGAATGGCTACGCGATGTGGTCTTTATGTCGATATATATGAATTTAATGAAGCTCGACTTTTTCCGTCAGAACAAAACGCTGGCGCAGAATATCGGTATTTTCTGCACGCTGTTTTGTATGGGGGCATGGAACGGGCTCGAACGGCACTATGTCATTAGCGGCGCGCTGTTTGGCGCCATTTCAGTTGCACACAATATGTTGCAATGGTCAGCAAAGCGCAGCCCGGCACTGAACCGTTGGTTGCAATACCCCGTGATGCTCTTTTTGGGACGCCTGTTAACGCTCGCAAGCGCTGCGGTATCCCTTTACATTTTTAGCGGAATGTCTCCCCTATGA
- a CDS encoding AMP-binding protein: MNLHSDLQALQDFLRAALLDPARPHQLAISGSDETLTWQQLSVAVTEWLQRYQRCQPPAGTPVVLYGHQQAEFAVAIYSCLLHNIPYIPVDCIYPQERLKEICHLASAPYYYDVAARQFVPTGETGQPLAEPDLAYIMFTSGSTGKPKGVQIGRESVWHFMQWVSHDFALPQVPVLMNHALFSFDLSLIPLLANLATGGHIVLNAKEDIAAEDWLTRLKNNAVSVWVSTPSFAYQKLLSPQFNSDFLPTLGVFIFIGEVLNKALIKQLRRRFPQAKILNSYGPTEATIATTVVEITDEIVNSENDLLPIGTMMPESRMEITAEGELIIWGKNVMRGYLGLAQENAEKLLRREGEAWRGYKTGDLGYEDGLLYCQGRNDSQIKLNGYRIEINEIENRLLAMSGIREAVVLPLMKTGGGVLRIAAFCVTKLAPDAIKHSLSQVVPSYMVPSQIIIQDALPLNPNGKIDRKLLDSHARSH, translated from the coding sequence ATGAATCTTCACTCTGATCTCCAGGCGCTCCAGGATTTCCTGCGTGCAGCATTACTCGATCCCGCCCGCCCGCATCAGTTAGCGATCAGCGGCAGCGATGAAACCTTAACCTGGCAACAGCTCTCTGTGGCGGTAACTGAGTGGTTACAGCGCTATCAGCGTTGCCAGCCCCCGGCCGGAACGCCGGTGGTGTTATATGGCCACCAGCAGGCGGAATTTGCGGTGGCAATCTATAGTTGCCTGCTCCACAACATTCCCTATATTCCGGTGGATTGCATCTACCCTCAGGAAAGGTTGAAGGAGATCTGCCACCTCGCCAGCGCGCCGTACTACTACGACGTAGCAGCCCGTCAGTTTGTGCCAACCGGTGAAACCGGCCAGCCGCTGGCGGAGCCGGATCTTGCCTATATCATGTTTACGTCTGGTAGTACTGGCAAACCGAAGGGCGTGCAGATCGGGCGCGAAAGCGTGTGGCATTTTATGCAGTGGGTAAGCCACGATTTCGCGTTGCCGCAAGTGCCGGTGCTGATGAATCACGCCCTGTTCAGTTTCGATCTCTCGTTGATTCCCTTGCTGGCGAATCTGGCAACCGGCGGCCACATTGTGCTGAATGCCAAAGAGGATATTGCGGCAGAAGACTGGCTTACCAGACTGAAAAATAATGCTGTCTCGGTCTGGGTTTCCACCCCCTCTTTCGCCTACCAGAAATTGCTCTCGCCGCAGTTTAATAGCGACTTTTTACCTACGCTTGGCGTGTTTATATTTATCGGCGAGGTGCTCAACAAAGCGCTGATTAAACAGCTACGCCGCCGTTTTCCGCAGGCCAAAATCCTCAACTCTTATGGCCCGACCGAAGCGACTATCGCCACCACCGTGGTTGAAATCACCGATGAGATAGTGAACAGCGAGAACGACCTGCTGCCAATCGGCACCATGATGCCGGAATCCAGAATGGAGATTACTGCCGAGGGTGAGTTGATAATCTGGGGCAAAAACGTGATGCGCGGCTATCTCGGCCTGGCGCAGGAGAATGCAGAAAAATTACTGCGCCGGGAAGGCGAAGCCTGGCGCGGCTATAAAACGGGCGATCTCGGCTATGAAGACGGGCTTCTTTACTGTCAGGGGCGCAATGACAGCCAGATCAAACTCAACGGCTACCGCATTGAAATCAACGAGATTGAAAACCGCCTGCTGGCGATGTCCGGCATTCGCGAGGCGGTCGTATTGCCGTTGATGAAAACAGGCGGCGGCGTACTGCGTATCGCAGCGTTCTGCGTAACGAAACTGGCGCCTGACGCCATCAAACATTCGCTTTCACAGGTGGTGCCCTCGTACATGGTGCCGTCGCAAATCATTATCCAGGACGCGTTGCCGTTGAACCCTAACGGTAAAATCGACCGTAAACTGCTGGACAGCCACGCCCGCAGCCACTGA
- a CDS encoding acyl carrier protein, with product MEQEILALFEKILSRKVGFHDELIESDILDSILAVDMVLEVQDVYGCMIPPTEVASVLKTPADLARYIEENRG from the coding sequence ATGGAACAAGAAATTCTCGCGCTGTTTGAAAAGATTCTGTCCCGCAAAGTGGGCTTTCATGATGAGCTGATCGAGTCCGATATTCTCGACTCTATTCTCGCGGTAGATATGGTTCTGGAAGTGCAGGACGTTTACGGCTGCATGATCCCGCCGACGGAAGTCGCCAGCGTACTGAAAACACCCGCCGATTTAGCGCGTTACATCGAAGAGAACCGCGGCTAA
- the yeaG gene encoding protein kinase YeaG, protein MNIFDHYRQRYEAAKDEEFTLQEFLAICKQDRSAYANAAERLLMAIGEPVMVDTAQEPRLSRLFSNRVIGRYPAFEEFYGMEEAIEQIVSYLKHAAQGLEEKKQILYLLGPVGGGKSSLAERLKSLMQRVPIYVLSANGERSPVNDHPLCLFNPQEDAQILEKEYSVPRRYLGTIMSPWAAKRLHEFGGDISKFRVVKVWPSILEQIAIAKTEPGDENNQDISALVGKVDIRKLENHAQNDPDAYGYSGALCRANQGIMEFVEMFKAPIKVLHPLLTATQEGNYNGTEGISALPFNGIILAHSNESEWVQFRNNKNNEAFLDRVYIVKVPYCLRISEEMKIYEKLLNHSELSHAPCAPGTLETLARFSILSRLKEPENSSIYSKMRVYDGESLKDTDPKAKSYQEYRDYAGVDEGMNGLSTRFAFKILSRVFNFDHVEVAANPVHLFYVLEQQIEREQFPQELAERYLEFLKGYLIPKYAEFIGKEIQTAYLESYSEYGQNIFDRYVTYADFWIQDQEYRDPDTGQLFNREALNAELEKIEKPAGISNPKDFRNEIVNFVLRARANNNGRNPNWTSYEKLRTVIEKKMFSNTEELLPVISFNAKTSTDEQKKHDDFVDRMMEKGYTRKQVRLLCEWYLRVRKSS, encoded by the coding sequence ATGAATATATTCGATCACTATCGCCAGCGTTATGAAGCTGCCAAGGACGAAGAGTTCACTTTGCAGGAGTTTCTTGCTATCTGTAAGCAAGATCGTAGTGCCTATGCTAACGCCGCTGAAAGGCTGCTGATGGCTATAGGTGAACCTGTGATGGTAGACACCGCCCAGGAGCCACGGCTTTCCCGTCTCTTTTCGAACCGGGTCATTGGACGCTACCCGGCATTTGAAGAATTCTATGGCATGGAAGAGGCAATAGAACAGATTGTCTCGTACCTCAAACATGCCGCTCAGGGTCTGGAAGAGAAGAAACAGATTCTCTATTTACTCGGTCCGGTAGGCGGCGGGAAATCGTCGCTGGCTGAACGGCTGAAATCCTTAATGCAGCGGGTGCCGATTTACGTGCTGAGCGCCAATGGCGAACGCAGCCCGGTAAACGACCATCCTCTGTGCCTGTTTAACCCGCAGGAAGATGCGCAAATCCTTGAGAAAGAGTACAGCGTTCCGCGTCGCTATCTCGGCACCATTATGTCGCCGTGGGCAGCCAAACGTCTGCACGAATTCGGCGGAGATATCAGCAAATTCCGCGTGGTCAAAGTGTGGCCGTCGATTCTGGAACAGATCGCCATCGCCAAGACCGAACCGGGTGATGAAAACAACCAGGACATCTCCGCGCTGGTGGGTAAAGTGGATATCCGCAAGCTGGAAAACCACGCGCAAAACGATCCGGATGCTTACGGTTATTCCGGTGCGCTGTGCCGGGCAAACCAGGGGATCATGGAATTCGTCGAAATGTTCAAAGCGCCAATCAAGGTGCTGCACCCACTGCTGACCGCTACGCAGGAGGGGAACTATAACGGTACAGAAGGCATCTCTGCCCTGCCGTTTAACGGCATTATCCTCGCCCACTCGAACGAATCGGAATGGGTGCAGTTCCGTAACAACAAAAACAATGAAGCGTTCCTTGACCGTGTCTACATCGTCAAGGTGCCTTATTGCCTGCGCATCTCGGAAGAGATGAAAATTTACGAAAAACTGCTCAATCACAGTGAGCTGTCCCATGCGCCATGCGCGCCGGGCACGCTGGAAACACTGGCGCGTTTCTCGATCCTGTCGCGTCTGAAAGAGCCGGAAAACTCGAGCATCTACTCGAAAATGCGGGTCTACGACGGTGAAAGCCTGAAAGACACCGATCCGAAAGCCAAATCATACCAGGAGTACCGCGATTACGCCGGGGTCGATGAAGGGATGAACGGCCTGTCGACGCGTTTCGCCTTTAAGATCCTCTCCCGTGTGTTTAACTTCGATCATGTGGAAGTGGCGGCCAACCCGGTGCATCTGTTCTATGTACTGGAACAGCAAATTGAGCGCGAGCAGTTCCCGCAAGAGCTTGCAGAGCGTTACCTGGAGTTCCTGAAAGGCTATCTGATCCCGAAATACGCCGAGTTTATTGGCAAAGAGATCCAGACGGCGTACCTGGAATCCTACTCCGAATATGGGCAGAACATTTTCGACCGTTATGTCACTTATGCGGATTTCTGGATCCAGGATCAGGAGTACCGCGACCCGGATACCGGCCAGTTGTTTAACCGTGAAGCCCTGAACGCGGAACTGGAAAAAATCGAGAAACCGGCCGGGATCAGCAACCCGAAAGATTTCCGTAACGAAATCGTCAATTTTGTGTTGCGTGCCCGCGCCAACAACAACGGCCGCAACCCGAACTGGACCAGTTACGAAAAACTACGCACGGTCATCGAGAAGAAAATGTTCTCGAATACCGAAGAGCTTCTGCCGGTCATTTCGTTTAATGCCAAAACCTCAACCGACGAGCAGAAAAAGCATGACGACTTTGTCGATCGTATGATGGAAAAAGGCTACACCCGCAAGCAGGTTCGCCTGCTCTGCGAATGGTATCTGCGTGTTCGTAAATCATCATAA
- a CDS encoding YeaH/YhbH family protein: MTWFIDRRLNGKNKSTVNRQRFLRRYKAQIKQSISEAINKRSVTDVENGESVSIPTEDISEPMFHQGRGGLRHRVHPGNDHFVQNDRIERPQGGGGGSGSGQGEASPDGEGEDEFVFQISKDEYLDLLFEDLALPNLKQNQQRQLNEFKTHRAGYTSNGVPANISVVRSLQNSLARRTAMTAGKRRELRELENSLETVEKSEPAQLLEEERLRKEIAELRAKIERVPFIDTFDLRYKNYEKRPEPSSQAVMFCLMDVSGSMDQATKDMAKRFYILLYLFLSRTYKNVEVVYIRHHTQAKEVDEHEFFYSQETGGTIVSSALKLMDEVVKERYDPAQWNIYAAQASDGDNWADDSPLCHEILAKKILPVVRYYSYIEITRRAHQTLWREYEHLQAMFDNFAIQHIRDQEDIYPVFRELFHKQTAASN, encoded by the coding sequence ATGACCTGGTTCATTGACCGACGTCTGAACGGCAAAAACAAAAGCACGGTTAACCGCCAGCGATTTTTACGCCGTTATAAAGCACAAATAAAACAGTCGATTTCCGAAGCCATTAACAAACGCTCGGTGACCGACGTGGAGAACGGCGAGTCTGTCTCCATTCCAACGGAAGATATCAGCGAACCGATGTTTCATCAGGGGCGCGGCGGCTTACGCCATCGCGTGCATCCGGGAAACGATCATTTTGTGCAGAACGACCGCATCGAACGCCCGCAAGGCGGCGGTGGCGGTTCCGGTAGCGGCCAGGGCGAAGCCAGCCCTGACGGCGAAGGCGAGGATGAATTCGTCTTCCAGATTTCCAAAGATGAGTACCTCGATCTGCTGTTTGAGGATCTGGCGCTGCCGAACCTGAAACAAAATCAGCAACGGCAGCTTAATGAATTTAAAACGCACCGCGCTGGCTACACCTCCAACGGTGTACCGGCGAATATCAGCGTCGTACGATCGCTGCAAAATTCGCTCGCCCGCCGAACCGCGATGACGGCCGGTAAACGCCGTGAATTGCGCGAACTGGAAAATAGTCTCGAAACGGTGGAGAAAAGCGAACCGGCACAGTTACTTGAAGAGGAGCGTTTACGTAAAGAGATTGCGGAGCTGCGCGCAAAAATCGAGCGTGTGCCGTTTATCGACACCTTTGATTTACGCTACAAAAACTACGAAAAACGCCCGGAACCCTCCAGTCAGGCAGTGATGTTTTGCCTGATGGACGTCTCCGGCTCAATGGATCAGGCCACCAAAGATATGGCCAAACGTTTTTACATCCTGCTCTATCTGTTCCTGAGCCGGACCTATAAAAACGTGGAAGTGGTCTATATCCGCCATCATACGCAGGCAAAAGAAGTGGATGAGCATGAGTTCTTCTACTCGCAGGAAACGGGCGGCACTATTGTTTCCAGCGCCCTGAAACTGATGGATGAAGTGGTCAAAGAGCGTTACGACCCGGCGCAGTGGAATATCTATGCCGCGCAGGCGTCGGACGGCGATAACTGGGCGGACGACTCGCCGCTGTGTCACGAAATTCTGGCGAAGAAAATCCTGCCAGTGGTGCGTTACTACAGCTACATTGAGATCACCCGCCGGGCGCACCAGACGCTGTGGCGCGAGTATGAACATCTGCAAGCGATGTTCGATAACTTCGCCATCCAGCATATCCGCGATCAGGAAGATATCTACCCTGTCTTCCGCGAACTGTTTCATAAGCAAACGGCAGCATCTAATTAA